Genomic window (Tenuifilum sp. 4138str):
TGCTACCGTTGCCGTTCTTCCTGAGGCCGATGAGTTTGATATCGACCTTAAAATGGAAGATATCCGTAAGGATACCTTCTGTTCCAGCGGGCCTGGCGGGCAAAGCGTTAACACCACCTACTCAGCCATTAGATTAACCCATATACCCACCGGCATTGTGGTTCAATGCCAGGATCAAAAATCACAGATAAAGAATTTTGAAAAAGCCCTCACGGAACTCCGCACCCGCCTTTACAACATGGAATACCAAAAATACCTCGATGAAATTGCATCGAAGCGTAAAACGATGGTTTCCACTGGCGACCGTTCCGCAAAAATCAGAACATACAACTACCCGCAAGGGCGTGTAACCGATCATCGTATAAATCTCACCCTGTATAACCTATCGGCCATAATGGATGGCGAATTACAAGAAATAATTGATAAACTTCAGCTAGCCGAAAATGCTGAAAGGTTAAAAGCAGCTGCTGCAGAAGAATAAAAAACAATGCCTATGACAGCCCAAGAACTATTTGAACAGATAAAAAAGAAGCGAAGTTTCCTGTGTGTTGGGCTCGATACCGAACTCACTAAAATCCCTGAGCATTTGCTCACCAAGGATGACCCAATGTTTGAGTTCAACCGTAAAATTATTGAGGCCACCCACGATTTAGCCATTGCATACAAGTTAAACCTTGCTTTCTATGAGGTTCATGGTGCAGCGGGCTGGAATAGTTTGGTGAAAACCGTAAAGTACCTTAAAACGCATCACCCCGATGTTCTGGTAATTGCCGATGCTAAGCGCGGCGACATTGCAAACACAGCCAGAATGTACGCTAAAGCGTACTTTCATAGCTTAGGCTGCGATGCCGTTACAGTATCGCCCTATCTTGGCCAGGACTCGGTTGTCCCCTACCTACAGTACGATGGCAAATGGACAATCCTTTTGGCAATCACTTCAAACGAGAGTTTTGGCGATTTTCAGCTGGTACACAATAAGCAAACCGGCAACCTCCTCTTTGAGGATGTAGTGCTTAAATCGATGCACTGGGGCAGCGATGCCAATATGATGTTTGTTGTTGGAGCAACTCACCCTGAATACTTTGCTGCTGTTCGTAAGCATGCACCTCACCACTTCCTGCTAGTCCCTGGCGTTGGCGAGCAAGGCGGAAGCCTTCAAAAAGTAGCAGAAAACGGCATGAACGACCGTTGCGGCCTGATTGTAAATTCATCGCGGGGAATCATTTACGCCGATATTACCGGGAATTTTACCTCTGAGGCCCGTAAGCGCGCCCTTAAACTCCAGCAGGAAATGGAAGTGTTGCTCAAACAGAATGGATTAGTATAGTTCCACTTACTGCTCTATAACCTTTTTACCAAACCACGACCAAAAATTAAGATGAAATTTCTCGCCAGCTTCGCCGGAATACATATTTAAGTATGTAAGCCTCGATGGCTGGTTGGGCAAAAAGCGTAAGAACTCATCGTTATTATATAGGAGTGTAGGCTCTGGATGGAACTGCACTCCAATTACGTTTGGGTATTTTGTATGAACAATAGCCTCAACCACATTACCATCAATTGAGGTAGCAATAATTTTTAAATTCCTTCCCAGTCGTTCCACCCCCTGATGGTGACTGCTTAACACCCAGGGCTGTCCCTGGCAAATGGATTTTAGAGGTTCATCAACGATACTGACCTGGTGGAAATTCCCCCAAAGGAGTTTATCGTCCAAAGCATAATTGGCATTGTAATTTCTGTGCAAGTTGTTGGTTTGCTGTATGAGCGCATCCTCAACACTCTCAATTCCGTAAATCTCGGAAGGGATATCCTGCACTAAAGTGCCACCTGCTGC
Coding sequences:
- the pyrF gene encoding orotidine-5'-phosphate decarboxylase; amino-acid sequence: MTAQELFEQIKKKRSFLCVGLDTELTKIPEHLLTKDDPMFEFNRKIIEATHDLAIAYKLNLAFYEVHGAAGWNSLVKTVKYLKTHHPDVLVIADAKRGDIANTARMYAKAYFHSLGCDAVTVSPYLGQDSVVPYLQYDGKWTILLAITSNESFGDFQLVHNKQTGNLLFEDVVLKSMHWGSDANMMFVVGATHPEYFAAVRKHAPHHFLLVPGVGEQGGSLQKVAENGMNDRCGLIVNSSRGIIYADITGNFTSEARKRALKLQQEMEVLLKQNGLV